The following nucleotide sequence is from Devosia salina.
TGACGCTGAATACGCCGTCGCGCATTTCGGTCAGCCCATCGGCATCGGTGAGGGCGATGGCCGCGGCCTCGCCCATCAAGGCCTTGCCCGCCGCGCCGAAGCCCGCAAGGTCGCGCGCCTCAAGGCGAAAGCGGCAGAGCAGGGTGGCAATGGCGTGGGCGCGCAGCTTGTCGGTGGCCGAGAGCGCAAAGCCCTTGGCGGTCGCGCCCGCGCCGGCCAGAGCCGCCTTGCTGTATTCGCCGGTGGCGGTGATGTTCTGCACATAGCCCTGCGGCAATTGCCCGATGGCCGAGGCACCCAGCCCGATCAGCGCGTCGGCGGCATCATCGGTATAGCCCTGGAAATTGCGGCGCAGCCGACCCAGCCGTGCTGCTACGGCGAGACTGTCCTCGGGGCGGGCAAAGTGATCAAAGCCGATCGGCTCGAGCCCGGCCTCCACCAGCATCTGCCCGGCCATCACGGCCTGTTCGTAGCGGGCATGCTGGTTGGGCAATGCCTCCTCGGGGATCATCTTCTGGTGCGGCTTCATCCAGGGCACATGGGCGTAGCCGAACAGGGCAACCCGGTCAGGCGCCAGGTCGAGTGCCTGGGAAATGGTGCGGCCAAGGCCGGTCATGGTCTGGTAGGGCAGGCCATAGATGAGATCGAGATTGACCGAGCCGACCCCGCGCGCCCGCATCGCCTCGACCACCGCGCGGGTCTGTCCGAAGCTTTGCTGGCGATTGATCGCCTTCTGCACGCGCGGATCGAAATCCTGCACGCCGATGCTGGCGCGGGTCAGGCCGAACGCCGCCATGGCGTCATAGCGCCCCTCGTCGAGATCATTAGGGTCGATCTCGATGCTGATTTCGGCATTGGGGGAGAGGGTGAAGGCACTGCCAAGCTTGACCTTGAGCGCCAGCAGATCCTCGGGCGTCAGCAGGGTTGGCGACCCGCCGCCCAGATGGATGGCGGTGACCCGGCCGCGCCCTTCCAGCTGCTGGCTGACCCAATCGATCTCGGCATAAAGCGCCTTGAGATAGTCGGCCACCGGCTCATAGCGCAATGTGTGCTTGGTGTGGCAGCCGCAGAACCAGCACAGCCGGTCGCAATAGGGAATGTGCAGATAGAGCGAGAGCGTCGCCTCGCGCGGCAGGTGCCGCAGCCAGGAGGCATAGGTCGCGCTGTCGACGCCGGCATGGAAATGCGGCGCCGTGGGATAGCTGGTGTAGCGGGGGACAGGCCGGCTATAGCGTTCGACCAGTTCGGATGGGGTGGAATACACGCGGCGCCTCGTCTCGGAACACGGGATTTGCGGCAGCCCTAGCAGCTCGCATTCTCCCCGACTTTGTTCTGGGTCAACTCGCGGCCACGCGCGTGACGGACTTGCCGCGGGGCCGCCGGGGCGGCTATGCCCATTGTCCAACCCGGTCATCTGCGCTGACCCAGCCCCACGAGTGTTCCCCGATGTCGTCCCGGACCAGCGGTCTTTTTCTCAGTGCCGCCGGCATTGCCCTGATGTGCTGCATGGACGCGGTGGCCAAGGCGCTGGGCGCCGAACTGACCACCTTCCAGGTGGTGTTCGTGCGCTTTCTCGGCGCCGCCCTCTGGCTGGCGCTATGGATCGGGCTGACGCGCGGGCAATGGCCGCGGCCAACCGATTTCGGGCGGCAGGCCTTGCGCGGCGTCATGCTGGTGGCGACCGCCTCGATGTTCTTTTATGCGGTGACCAATCTGGAACTGGCCGTGGTGGCGGCGCTCGGCATGACCGCCCCGCTCTATGTGACGCTGATCGGCGCCATCGTGCTCAAGGAGCGGCTCGATGGCCGGGCCGTGCTGGCCCTGGCGCTGGGCGCCGCGGGGGCAGGCATCATCATTCTCGGTGGCGGCGGCCTGTCGCTCGAAAGCCTGCACGGTTCGGCCCTGGCCTGGGCCGCAGCGCTGCTGGCGCCGGTGAGCTATGCCAGCATCCTGGCGCTGCTCAAGCATCATTCCGGCCGCGAGGAGCCGGCGGCCATGACGCTGGGGCAATCGGCCGTTGCGGCGCTTCTGGCCCTGCCGCTGGCACTGGGCCAGATGCCCGTCATCAGCGGGTCCACACCCGGGCTCGTGGTGCTGATCGGGCTTCTGGGTGCCGCCGGCTTCCTCCTGGTGATCAATGGCCTGCGCCGCCTGCCGGTCACGGTCTTTGCCATTATCGACTATACCGGCCTGCTCTGGGCGGCGCTTCTGGGCCTCGTCTTCTTCGGCGAGATGCCGGCCATGTCCTTCTGGTTCGGCGCGGTGCTGATCGTGGGCGCCTGCGTGCTCAATAGCGGCCGCCGGGCCGTGCCGGCCACGATCGGCTGAGGGCTACGCTGGAATTCTGGAAGCCGAGTCGGCTTGTGGCCATTTTTGTTATGACATATAACAAATAGGAAAGTGCGCGGCACGGGGTCGGGGAGGACCTGGGACCATGGCATCTGGCGAAACAACGTCGACGACATCGCGGGCGCTGGAGGCGGCGGGAGATGCGGAGGCGGCGCGCGACATCGGCGCCTTGGACAGCGCTGCGAGTGGCGCCGACCGCAAGCTGGCGCCGACGCGGCGCGGGCTGGTGGAGCGGCTGATCTATGGTCCGGCCCCCGGCGCCGACGAATTGCGGGCCGGTGGGCTCATGGCGACGGACCTGGCCCGCAAGGGACACGAAGTGGTCGATGCCGCGCTCAAGGTCCTGGCCAGCGGCGAGGCCTTCACGGTCGATGGCAAGCTTTCGGGCGCATTGCGGCAGGCCCTGGCGGCTGAGGGCGCCTATGGCCTGACGGTGCCGCCCGAATTCGGCGGGCGCGGCGAAAGCTATCTGCAACTGGCCGCAGTCGAGGAGGCATTGGCGGCCAATGGGCTGGGGCCCATGGCGGTGGAAGTGTCCGGGCACCTCACCATCGGCGCCGGCTGGCTGCTTGCCTATGGCACGGACGCGCAGAAAAGCACCTTCCTGCCTTTGGTGGCCGAGGGCGTGCCCATGGGCTTTGCGCTGACCGAGGTTGGTACCGGGGTCAACGCCAAGAAGATCGAAGCCTATGTTGAGACCGATGCATCCGGCGATTATCGGCTCTTTGCCGAGGGTTCGCGCAACAAGCTCTGGATCACCAATGCGCGGCATGGCGCGCTGGTCGGCATCGTGGCGCGTCTCGGGCAGGGCGGGCGGCAGCTGGGCCTGTTCCTGACGCGCCTGCCGGAGGCCGATGTCGAGGCGGCCGAAGCCGGCTGGTCGTTCCGCTGCACCCCATCGGGGGTGGCGGCCTTCACCGCCAATGACAATAGCCGGCTGCATTTTTCCAATTATCCCATCCCCAAGGCCAGCAGGATCGAGGGCGATGGGGTCGAGGTGCTGTTCTACAGCCTGCGCCTGGGGCGCTGCATGCTCGCCGCCATGTCGGCGGGCTATCAGCGCATGCTTGCCGCCGATGCTGCGCACTATGCCCGGCAACGGCTGGGCGTGGGTGGGTTGGTGATCCGGCATGAACTGCCTCGGCTCGCCATCGGGCGCATGCTGGGCGGGTCGCTGCAGGCGCGGGCGCTGGCCTTTCTGGCGCTGAGCCAGGATGCCAGCGGCGCCGATCTCGCCGGATTGCGGGACCTGACCAAGTCGGCCGCCGCCCAGACCGGGCTGGAGTCGATGGCGGCGTGCGAGCATGTGCTGGGCGGGCGCAGCTTCGCCGCGGCGAGCCGGGTCAATGCGGCGCGGGCCAATCTGCATCTGTTCGGCGTGGTCGAGGGCGAGGACGAGATGATCCGCATGGGCATGGTGCGCGACGTCACCCTGCCCTTTGTCGAACGCTATCTGGCGCCGCTCCTGGGAGAATTGCAGGCGGTCAATCGCGACGCAGCGGGCGGGCCTGTGCCGCCGGAGCAGCGCATCCTGCGCCTTGGGCTCAGCACCATGCTGCGTCACCCCAAGCGGACGGCAAAGGCCATGCTGGGCCTCATCCGCAGTCCCGCGCTCTATCGGCTCGCCGGATGGATGATCCGCAATCTCGGCGCTCTCGTCATGCCGGTGGCGTCGGGGGCCGGCCGCGGCTTGCCCGACAGCCTCAAGGCGCATGCCGATTTCGCGGAGCGGGAACTGGTGCGGCTGCGCTGGACCTATCTGCGCCTCAGCCTCGACTTCCAGCTCGAACTGGCCAGCGCCCAGATCGTGCTGCAGCGCTTCGGCCAGCAGGTGGAGTGGCTGGTGTCGATCCTCGCCCTTTGTCACCACGCCGCCGCCGAGGACGAGACGCAATGGCGCGTTGCCGACCTGCAATGCACGCTACTGCGCGAACGGGTGCGGGCGGGCAGGGCCGGGCTGCGGACCCGGCAATTGCGGGCCCTGCGCCGCCGCATCGCCGCCACCGGCGAGGACATGGCGGAGGGGTGCTCGAGCCTGCTGGCGGGGCTGG
It contains:
- the hemN gene encoding oxygen-independent coproporphyrinogen III oxidase; protein product: MYSTPSELVERYSRPVPRYTSYPTAPHFHAGVDSATYASWLRHLPREATLSLYLHIPYCDRLCWFCGCHTKHTLRYEPVADYLKALYAEIDWVSQQLEGRGRVTAIHLGGGSPTLLTPEDLLALKVKLGSAFTLSPNAEISIEIDPNDLDEGRYDAMAAFGLTRASIGVQDFDPRVQKAINRQQSFGQTRAVVEAMRARGVGSVNLDLIYGLPYQTMTGLGRTISQALDLAPDRVALFGYAHVPWMKPHQKMIPEEALPNQHARYEQAVMAGQMLVEAGLEPIGFDHFARPEDSLAVAARLGRLRRNFQGYTDDAADALIGLGASAIGQLPQGYVQNITATGEYSKAALAGAGATAKGFALSATDKLRAHAIATLLCRFRLEARDLAGFGAAGKALMGEAAAIALTDADGLTEMRDGVFSVTERGRPFVRAIAARFDTYLGAGAARHSAAV
- a CDS encoding DMT family transporter, giving the protein MSSRTSGLFLSAAGIALMCCMDAVAKALGAELTTFQVVFVRFLGAALWLALWIGLTRGQWPRPTDFGRQALRGVMLVATASMFFYAVTNLELAVVAALGMTAPLYVTLIGAIVLKERLDGRAVLALALGAAGAGIIILGGGGLSLESLHGSALAWAAALLAPVSYASILALLKHHSGREEPAAMTLGQSAVAALLALPLALGQMPVISGSTPGLVVLIGLLGAAGFLLVINGLRRLPVTVFAIIDYTGLLWAALLGLVFFGEMPAMSFWFGAVLIVGACVLNSGRRAVPATIG
- a CDS encoding acyl-CoA dehydrogenase family protein, with amino-acid sequence MASGETTSTTSRALEAAGDAEAARDIGALDSAASGADRKLAPTRRGLVERLIYGPAPGADELRAGGLMATDLARKGHEVVDAALKVLASGEAFTVDGKLSGALRQALAAEGAYGLTVPPEFGGRGESYLQLAAVEEALAANGLGPMAVEVSGHLTIGAGWLLAYGTDAQKSTFLPLVAEGVPMGFALTEVGTGVNAKKIEAYVETDASGDYRLFAEGSRNKLWITNARHGALVGIVARLGQGGRQLGLFLTRLPEADVEAAEAGWSFRCTPSGVAAFTANDNSRLHFSNYPIPKASRIEGDGVEVLFYSLRLGRCMLAAMSAGYQRMLAADAAHYARQRLGVGGLVIRHELPRLAIGRMLGGSLQARALAFLALSQDASGADLAGLRDLTKSAAAQTGLESMAACEHVLGGRSFAAASRVNAARANLHLFGVVEGEDEMIRMGMVRDVTLPFVERYLAPLLGELQAVNRDAAGGPVPPEQRILRLGLSTMLRHPKRTAKAMLGLIRSPALYRLAGWMIRNLGALVMPVASGAGRGLPDSLKAHADFAERELVRLRWTYLRLSLDFQLELASAQIVLQRFGQQVEWLVSILALCHHAAAEDETQWRVADLQCTLLRERVRAGRAGLRTRQLRALRRRIAATGEDMAEGCSSLLAGLAPEPYAHPFDTATGR